The following are encoded in a window of Bacteroidota bacterium genomic DNA:
- a CDS encoding DUF4402 domain-containing protein — MKITIKLMAVAAMLGLAGSAMAQSSDNALAHIGFRLAVPIHIAAWTGDGQNPSYLDFGTLISQNSTLDGSATLTPWALGYSGPFAYGSSLTNLTNLNPVGDMPHSSYWQITGEPGALFTLSINGTTVYGSDGIPKQMTLDPNPPVVSKWRWFAQFPNPANDKACSIVTMPGSGSLVVAIAGTLTIPYQYTAVGDHSADFPVTVYY; from the coding sequence ATGAAGATTACAATTAAACTCATGGCGGTAGCGGCGATGCTCGGGCTCGCTGGTTCCGCAATGGCACAGAGCTCTGACAATGCACTTGCACACATTGGTTTCAGACTGGCTGTTCCGATTCACATCGCAGCGTGGACGGGCGACGGGCAGAACCCATCATACCTCGATTTCGGTACACTCATTTCGCAGAACTCGACACTCGATGGTAGTGCGACGTTGACCCCATGGGCGCTCGGATATTCTGGTCCGTTCGCTTATGGAAGCAGCCTCACCAATCTGACGAACCTGAACCCAGTCGGCGATATGCCTCACTCTTCATACTGGCAGATCACCGGCGAGCCGGGCGCGCTCTTCACGCTTTCGATCAACGGCACAACCGTATATGGCAGTGATGGAATTCCGAAGCAGATGACGCTTGACCCCAATCCTCCCGTCGTGAGCAAATGGCGGTGGTTTGCACAGTTCCCGAATCCCGCGAACGACAAGGCATGCTCGATCGTGACGATGCCGGGTTCCGGATCGTTGGTCGTCGCGATTGCTGGCACGCTCACAATTCCGTATCAATATACGGCGGTTGGCGACCACAGCGCAGACTTCCCAGTGACCGTGTACTATTAA
- a CDS encoding DUF4402 domain-containing protein, producing MKSLKELLEYAQHALLLIACVSAFLGSIIVASVSLSGAQSLSDRLTDTSLRSRVKASTPVPALSPQPTQSNTVVVNVAPRSSRNSQVTVPNHSGASAGSTGNGFQANSHLASTSTAMEGNTIAGMKSQLSSIGTTRSNSFSNGRIRITPIRDLNFGVGVIGAGGGTITTTPAGVSSCTGAVILEPTSNATAGAFQFSIAGDEDEEDPWVDNGHGRARRHNHHRNGSRNADSDQQDGSLQILSIMMPDHAVLTRVGGSGTYTADHFTYAIDRETVYVGATLHVTQSQISGPFAGSYYLTLILE from the coding sequence ATGAAGAGCCTCAAAGAACTTCTCGAATATGCGCAACACGCACTTCTCCTGATTGCATGTGTTAGTGCGTTTCTCGGCTCCATCATCGTCGCATCAGTCTCCCTTTCTGGCGCGCAAAGCTTGAGCGATCGCCTTACCGATACCTCGCTGAGGTCAAGAGTGAAGGCGTCTACGCCAGTGCCCGCGCTCTCGCCTCAACCAACACAGAGTAATACAGTCGTAGTTAACGTAGCGCCTCGCTCGTCCAGAAACTCACAAGTCACAGTTCCGAACCATTCGGGCGCTTCAGCCGGCTCAACGGGCAACGGATTCCAGGCAAACTCGCATCTGGCCTCGACCAGTACGGCAATGGAAGGGAACACTATTGCAGGCATGAAGTCTCAGCTTTCGTCGATAGGAACAACGCGGAGTAATAGTTTCAGCAACGGTCGCATCAGGATCACACCAATCCGCGATCTCAATTTTGGAGTGGGCGTCATTGGCGCAGGTGGTGGTACGATCACAACGACTCCGGCCGGAGTGTCAAGTTGCACCGGCGCCGTCATTCTTGAGCCCACTTCGAACGCCACCGCTGGAGCATTTCAGTTCTCGATTGCGGGAGACGAAGACGAGGAAGATCCATGGGTCGATAACGGCCATGGGCGAGCCCGCAGACACAATCATCATCGCAACGGCAGCCGCAATGCCGACAGTGATCAGCAAGACGGCAGTCTGCAGATCCTCTCCATCATGATGCCGGATCACGCGGTGCTTACTCGTGTTGGCGGCAGCGGAACATACACGGCTGATCATTTTACGTACGCGATCGATCGCGAGACAGTATATGTCGGGGCCACACTTCACGTTACCCAAAGCCAGATTTCCGGCCCGTTCGCGGGAAGCTATTACCTCACGCTCATTCTTGAGTGA